The Sciurus carolinensis chromosome 18, mSciCar1.2, whole genome shotgun sequence genome contains a region encoding:
- the Fbxl19 gene encoding F-box/LRR-repeat protein 19 isoform X2, translated as MSSSSRGPGAGARRRRTRCRRCRACVRTECGDCHFCRDMKKFGGPGRMKQSCLLRQCTAPVLPHTAVCLLCGEAGKEDTVEGEEEKFGLSLMECTICNEIVHPGCLKMGKAEGVINAEIPNCWECPRCTQEGRTSKDSGEGPGRRRADNGEEGASLGSGWKLTEEPPLPPPPPRRKGPLPAGPSPEDMPGPPKRKEREAGNEPPTPRKKVKGGRERHLKKVGGDACLLRGSDPGGPGLLPPRVLNPSQAFSSCHPGLPPENWEKPKPPLASAEGPAVPSPSPQREKLERFKRMCQLLERVPDTSSSSSDSDSDSDSSGTSLSEDEAPGEARNGRRPARGSSGEKENRGGRRAVRPGSGGPLLSWPLGPAPPPRPPQLERHVVRPPPRSPEPDTLPLAAGSDHPLPRAAWLRVFQHLGPRELCICMRVCRTWSRWCYDKRLWPRMDLSRRKSLTPPMLSGVVRRQPRALDLSWTGVSKKQLMWLLNRLQGLQELVLSGCSWLSVSALGSAPLPALRLLDLRWIEDVKDSQLRELLLPPPDTKPGQTESRGRLQGVAELRLAGLELTDASLRLLLRHAPQLSALDLSHCAHVGDPSVHLLTAPTSPLRETLVHLNLAGCHRLTDHCLPLFRRCPRLRRLDLRSCRQLSPEACARLAAAGPPGPFRCPEEKLLLKDS; from the exons ATGTCGTCGAGCAGCCGGGGGCCGGGGGCCGGAGCGCGCCGACGCCGAACCCGCTGCCGCCGCTGCCGGGCCTGTGTGCGAACTGAGTGCGGGGACTGCCACTTCTGCAGAGACATGAAGAAGTTCGGGGGGCCTGGGCGCATGAAGCAGTCGTGCCTGCTCCGGCAGTGCACTGCC CCCGTGCTCCCACACACAGCTGTGTGCCTCTTGTGtggggaggctgggaaggaggacacagtggagggagaggaagagaaatttgGTTTGAGCCTCATGGAGTGTACAATCTGCAACGAAATCGTCCACCCTGGCTGCCTGAAG ATGGGGAAGGCTGAGGGTGTCATCAATGCAGAGATCCCCAACTGCTGGGAGTGCCCTCGCTGTACCCAGGAAGGCCGCACCAGCAAG GATTCAGGTGAGGGGCCAGGCCGCCGCAGAGCTGACAACGGTGAGGAGGGCGCCAGCCTAGGGAGTGGATGGAAGCTGACGGAGGAGCCGCCACTTCCACCGCCCCCGCCTAGGCGAAAGGGCCCTCTACCTGCTGGGCCTTCCCCGGAGGACATGCCTGGGCCCCCCAAACGAaaggaaagggaggcagggaaTGAGCCCCCCACCCCAAGGAAAAAG GTGAAAGGAGGTCGAGAGAGGCACCTGAAGAAGGTGGGTGGAGATGCCTGCCTCCTCCGAGGATCGGACCCAGGCGGCCCTGGCCTTCTGCCCCCCAGGGTTCTGAATCCAAGCCAGGCATTCTCGTCCTGCCACCCTGGGCTCCCTCCCGAGAACTGGGAG AAACCAAAGCCACCTTTGGCCTCTGCTGAGGGCCCGGCAGTGCCATCCCCATCCCCACAAAGGGAGAAGCTAGAACGTTTCAAGCGAATGTGCCAGCTGTTGGAGCGGGTGCCTGacacctcttcttcctcctcgGACTCGGATTCCGATTCCGACTCATCAGGCACTTCGTTGAGTGAGGATGAGGCCCCTGGCGAGGCCCGGAATGGGCGACGGCCAGCCCGGGGTAGCTCTGGCGAGAAGGAAAACCGCGGGGGACGGCGGGCTGTGCGCCCTGGCAGTGGGGGGCCCTTGCTCAGCTGGCCCCTGGGCCCTGCCCCACCACCCCGGCCTCCACAACTGGAGCGGCATGTGGTACGGCCCCCGCCTCGAAGCCCTGAGCCTGACACGCTGCCTTTGGCTGCTGGATCCGACCACCCTCTGCCCAGGGCTGCTTGGCTTCGTGTCTTCCAGCACCTTGGGCCCCGAGAGCTGTGTATCTGCATGCGGGTCTGCCGGACTTGGAGCCGCTG GTGCTACGACAAACGTCTGTGGCCTAGAATGGACTTGAGCAGGCGGAAGTCACTCACCCCGCCCATGCTCAGTGGGGTAGTTCGCCGCCAGCCGCGTGCCCTGGACCTCAGCTGGACAGGTGTCTCCAAGAAGCAGCTCATGTGGCTTCTGAACCGACTGCAAG GCCTGCAGGAGTTGGTGCTCTCTGGCTGCTCGTGGCTCTCTGTCTCTGCCCTTGGCTCAGCCCCACTGCCAGCCCTGCGGCTCCTGGACCTCCGCTGGATCGAGGATGTTAAAGACTCCCAGCTCCGAGAGCTGCTGCTGCCTCCACCAGACACTAAACCAG GGCAAACAGAGAGTCGTGGACGGCTACAGGGGGTGGCCGAACTGCGCCTGGCAGGTCTGGAGCTGACAGATGCCTCCCTGCGGCTCCTGCTGCGCCATGCGCCCCAGCTGAGTGCCCTGGACCTGAGCCACTGCGCCCATGTCGGGGACCCCAGTGTCCACCTCCTCACTGCTCCCACTTCCCCACTCCGAGAGACCTTGGTACACCTCAATCTTGCTG GTTGCCACCGCCTCACAGACCACTGCCTCCCGCTGTTCCGACGCTGCCCACGTCTCCGCCGCCTAGACCTGCGCTCCTGCCGCCAGCTTTCACCTGAAGCTTGTGCCCGGCTGGCGGCTGCCGGCCCTCCTGGTCCCTTCCGCTGCCCAGAGGAGAAACTGCTTCTCAAGGACAGCTAG
- the Fbxl19 gene encoding F-box/LRR-repeat protein 19 isoform X3 gives MAAGRRQMDCDSRQPSALLTPPMSSSSRGPGAGARRRRTRCRRCRACVRTECGDCHFCRDMKKFGGPGRMKQSCLLRQCTAPVLPHTAVCLLCGEAGKEDTVEGEEEKFGLSLMECTICNEIVHPGCLKMGKAEGVINAEIPNCWECPRCTQEGRTSKDSGEGPGRRRADNGEEGASLGSGWKLTEEPPLPPPPPRRKGPLPAGPSPEDMPGPPKRKEREAGNEPPTPRKKVKGGRERHLKKKPKPPLASAEGPAVPSPSPQREKLERFKRMCQLLERVPDTSSSSSDSDSDSDSSGTSLSEDEAPGEARNGRRPARGSSGEKENRGGRRAVRPGSGGPLLSWPLGPAPPPRPPQLERHVVRPPPRSPEPDTLPLAAGSDHPLPRAAWLRVFQHLGPRELCICMRVCRTWSRWCYDKRLWPRMDLSRRKSLTPPMLSGVVRRQPRALDLSWTGVSKKQLMWLLNRLQGLQELVLSGCSWLSVSALGSAPLPALRLLDLRWIEDVKDSQLRELLLPPPDTKPGQTESRGRLQGVAELRLAGLELTDASLRLLLRHAPQLSALDLSHCAHVGDPSVHLLTAPTSPLRETLVHLNLAGCHRLTDHCLPLFRRCPRLRRLDLRSCRQLSPEACARLAAAGPPGPFRCPEEKLLLKDS, from the exons ATGGCAGCGGGAAGGCGGCAGATGGACTGCGACTCCCGTCAG CCCTCGGCGTTGCTGACGCCCCCAATGTCGTCGAGCAGCCGGGGGCCGGGGGCCGGAGCGCGCCGACGCCGAACCCGCTGCCGCCGCTGCCGGGCCTGTGTGCGAACTGAGTGCGGGGACTGCCACTTCTGCAGAGACATGAAGAAGTTCGGGGGGCCTGGGCGCATGAAGCAGTCGTGCCTGCTCCGGCAGTGCACTGCC CCCGTGCTCCCACACACAGCTGTGTGCCTCTTGTGtggggaggctgggaaggaggacacagtggagggagaggaagagaaatttgGTTTGAGCCTCATGGAGTGTACAATCTGCAACGAAATCGTCCACCCTGGCTGCCTGAAG ATGGGGAAGGCTGAGGGTGTCATCAATGCAGAGATCCCCAACTGCTGGGAGTGCCCTCGCTGTACCCAGGAAGGCCGCACCAGCAAG GATTCAGGTGAGGGGCCAGGCCGCCGCAGAGCTGACAACGGTGAGGAGGGCGCCAGCCTAGGGAGTGGATGGAAGCTGACGGAGGAGCCGCCACTTCCACCGCCCCCGCCTAGGCGAAAGGGCCCTCTACCTGCTGGGCCTTCCCCGGAGGACATGCCTGGGCCCCCCAAACGAaaggaaagggaggcagggaaTGAGCCCCCCACCCCAAGGAAAAAG GTGAAAGGAGGTCGAGAGAGGCACCTGAAGAAG AAACCAAAGCCACCTTTGGCCTCTGCTGAGGGCCCGGCAGTGCCATCCCCATCCCCACAAAGGGAGAAGCTAGAACGTTTCAAGCGAATGTGCCAGCTGTTGGAGCGGGTGCCTGacacctcttcttcctcctcgGACTCGGATTCCGATTCCGACTCATCAGGCACTTCGTTGAGTGAGGATGAGGCCCCTGGCGAGGCCCGGAATGGGCGACGGCCAGCCCGGGGTAGCTCTGGCGAGAAGGAAAACCGCGGGGGACGGCGGGCTGTGCGCCCTGGCAGTGGGGGGCCCTTGCTCAGCTGGCCCCTGGGCCCTGCCCCACCACCCCGGCCTCCACAACTGGAGCGGCATGTGGTACGGCCCCCGCCTCGAAGCCCTGAGCCTGACACGCTGCCTTTGGCTGCTGGATCCGACCACCCTCTGCCCAGGGCTGCTTGGCTTCGTGTCTTCCAGCACCTTGGGCCCCGAGAGCTGTGTATCTGCATGCGGGTCTGCCGGACTTGGAGCCGCTG GTGCTACGACAAACGTCTGTGGCCTAGAATGGACTTGAGCAGGCGGAAGTCACTCACCCCGCCCATGCTCAGTGGGGTAGTTCGCCGCCAGCCGCGTGCCCTGGACCTCAGCTGGACAGGTGTCTCCAAGAAGCAGCTCATGTGGCTTCTGAACCGACTGCAAG GCCTGCAGGAGTTGGTGCTCTCTGGCTGCTCGTGGCTCTCTGTCTCTGCCCTTGGCTCAGCCCCACTGCCAGCCCTGCGGCTCCTGGACCTCCGCTGGATCGAGGATGTTAAAGACTCCCAGCTCCGAGAGCTGCTGCTGCCTCCACCAGACACTAAACCAG GGCAAACAGAGAGTCGTGGACGGCTACAGGGGGTGGCCGAACTGCGCCTGGCAGGTCTGGAGCTGACAGATGCCTCCCTGCGGCTCCTGCTGCGCCATGCGCCCCAGCTGAGTGCCCTGGACCTGAGCCACTGCGCCCATGTCGGGGACCCCAGTGTCCACCTCCTCACTGCTCCCACTTCCCCACTCCGAGAGACCTTGGTACACCTCAATCTTGCTG GTTGCCACCGCCTCACAGACCACTGCCTCCCGCTGTTCCGACGCTGCCCACGTCTCCGCCGCCTAGACCTGCGCTCCTGCCGCCAGCTTTCACCTGAAGCTTGTGCCCGGCTGGCGGCTGCCGGCCCTCCTGGTCCCTTCCGCTGCCCAGAGGAGAAACTGCTTCTCAAGGACAGCTAG
- the Fbxl19 gene encoding F-box/LRR-repeat protein 19 isoform X1: MAAGRRQMDCDSRQPSALLTPPMSSSSRGPGAGARRRRTRCRRCRACVRTECGDCHFCRDMKKFGGPGRMKQSCLLRQCTAPVLPHTAVCLLCGEAGKEDTVEGEEEKFGLSLMECTICNEIVHPGCLKMGKAEGVINAEIPNCWECPRCTQEGRTSKDSGEGPGRRRADNGEEGASLGSGWKLTEEPPLPPPPPRRKGPLPAGPSPEDMPGPPKRKEREAGNEPPTPRKKVKGGRERHLKKVGGDACLLRGSDPGGPGLLPPRVLNPSQAFSSCHPGLPPENWEKPKPPLASAEGPAVPSPSPQREKLERFKRMCQLLERVPDTSSSSSDSDSDSDSSGTSLSEDEAPGEARNGRRPARGSSGEKENRGGRRAVRPGSGGPLLSWPLGPAPPPRPPQLERHVVRPPPRSPEPDTLPLAAGSDHPLPRAAWLRVFQHLGPRELCICMRVCRTWSRWCYDKRLWPRMDLSRRKSLTPPMLSGVVRRQPRALDLSWTGVSKKQLMWLLNRLQGLQELVLSGCSWLSVSALGSAPLPALRLLDLRWIEDVKDSQLRELLLPPPDTKPGQTESRGRLQGVAELRLAGLELTDASLRLLLRHAPQLSALDLSHCAHVGDPSVHLLTAPTSPLRETLVHLNLAGCHRLTDHCLPLFRRCPRLRRLDLRSCRQLSPEACARLAAAGPPGPFRCPEEKLLLKDS, from the exons ATGGCAGCGGGAAGGCGGCAGATGGACTGCGACTCCCGTCAG CCCTCGGCGTTGCTGACGCCCCCAATGTCGTCGAGCAGCCGGGGGCCGGGGGCCGGAGCGCGCCGACGCCGAACCCGCTGCCGCCGCTGCCGGGCCTGTGTGCGAACTGAGTGCGGGGACTGCCACTTCTGCAGAGACATGAAGAAGTTCGGGGGGCCTGGGCGCATGAAGCAGTCGTGCCTGCTCCGGCAGTGCACTGCC CCCGTGCTCCCACACACAGCTGTGTGCCTCTTGTGtggggaggctgggaaggaggacacagtggagggagaggaagagaaatttgGTTTGAGCCTCATGGAGTGTACAATCTGCAACGAAATCGTCCACCCTGGCTGCCTGAAG ATGGGGAAGGCTGAGGGTGTCATCAATGCAGAGATCCCCAACTGCTGGGAGTGCCCTCGCTGTACCCAGGAAGGCCGCACCAGCAAG GATTCAGGTGAGGGGCCAGGCCGCCGCAGAGCTGACAACGGTGAGGAGGGCGCCAGCCTAGGGAGTGGATGGAAGCTGACGGAGGAGCCGCCACTTCCACCGCCCCCGCCTAGGCGAAAGGGCCCTCTACCTGCTGGGCCTTCCCCGGAGGACATGCCTGGGCCCCCCAAACGAaaggaaagggaggcagggaaTGAGCCCCCCACCCCAAGGAAAAAG GTGAAAGGAGGTCGAGAGAGGCACCTGAAGAAGGTGGGTGGAGATGCCTGCCTCCTCCGAGGATCGGACCCAGGCGGCCCTGGCCTTCTGCCCCCCAGGGTTCTGAATCCAAGCCAGGCATTCTCGTCCTGCCACCCTGGGCTCCCTCCCGAGAACTGGGAG AAACCAAAGCCACCTTTGGCCTCTGCTGAGGGCCCGGCAGTGCCATCCCCATCCCCACAAAGGGAGAAGCTAGAACGTTTCAAGCGAATGTGCCAGCTGTTGGAGCGGGTGCCTGacacctcttcttcctcctcgGACTCGGATTCCGATTCCGACTCATCAGGCACTTCGTTGAGTGAGGATGAGGCCCCTGGCGAGGCCCGGAATGGGCGACGGCCAGCCCGGGGTAGCTCTGGCGAGAAGGAAAACCGCGGGGGACGGCGGGCTGTGCGCCCTGGCAGTGGGGGGCCCTTGCTCAGCTGGCCCCTGGGCCCTGCCCCACCACCCCGGCCTCCACAACTGGAGCGGCATGTGGTACGGCCCCCGCCTCGAAGCCCTGAGCCTGACACGCTGCCTTTGGCTGCTGGATCCGACCACCCTCTGCCCAGGGCTGCTTGGCTTCGTGTCTTCCAGCACCTTGGGCCCCGAGAGCTGTGTATCTGCATGCGGGTCTGCCGGACTTGGAGCCGCTG GTGCTACGACAAACGTCTGTGGCCTAGAATGGACTTGAGCAGGCGGAAGTCACTCACCCCGCCCATGCTCAGTGGGGTAGTTCGCCGCCAGCCGCGTGCCCTGGACCTCAGCTGGACAGGTGTCTCCAAGAAGCAGCTCATGTGGCTTCTGAACCGACTGCAAG GCCTGCAGGAGTTGGTGCTCTCTGGCTGCTCGTGGCTCTCTGTCTCTGCCCTTGGCTCAGCCCCACTGCCAGCCCTGCGGCTCCTGGACCTCCGCTGGATCGAGGATGTTAAAGACTCCCAGCTCCGAGAGCTGCTGCTGCCTCCACCAGACACTAAACCAG GGCAAACAGAGAGTCGTGGACGGCTACAGGGGGTGGCCGAACTGCGCCTGGCAGGTCTGGAGCTGACAGATGCCTCCCTGCGGCTCCTGCTGCGCCATGCGCCCCAGCTGAGTGCCCTGGACCTGAGCCACTGCGCCCATGTCGGGGACCCCAGTGTCCACCTCCTCACTGCTCCCACTTCCCCACTCCGAGAGACCTTGGTACACCTCAATCTTGCTG GTTGCCACCGCCTCACAGACCACTGCCTCCCGCTGTTCCGACGCTGCCCACGTCTCCGCCGCCTAGACCTGCGCTCCTGCCGCCAGCTTTCACCTGAAGCTTGTGCCCGGCTGGCGGCTGCCGGCCCTCCTGGTCCCTTCCGCTGCCCAGAGGAGAAACTGCTTCTCAAGGACAGCTAG